One part of the Gossypium raimondii isolate GPD5lz chromosome 1, ASM2569854v1, whole genome shotgun sequence genome encodes these proteins:
- the LOC105774229 gene encoding transcription activator GLK1, with the protein MLAVSPLRNNTSKDDDEGEMESTFTISSDEFPDFADGNLLESIDFDDLFLSIDVDGDVLPDLEMDPEILAELPPAGEESEMNASGEKTEESDNQRKDEEENKVSTSKGDEESVSKREEPKAVKTGSKDGDKGRKSSIKGKSNNNNQGTRKLKVDWTPELHRRFVQAVEQLGVDKAVPSRILELMGIDCLTRHNIASHLQKYRSHRKHLLAREAEAASWIHRRQIYGGATPVGGGGKRDVNHWLPPTMGFPPSASPMHHQNHLFRPLHVWGHPTMDQSLMHLWPKHLAPPPPPPRPAWGPPPPADPSFWHHQHHRVPNGQTPGTPCFPPPLTAAPTRFGAVPVPGIPPHHAMYKADTGIGVPASQLRRHPLVDLHPSKESIDAAIGDVLSKPWLPLPIGLKPPSTDGVLVELQRQGVPKIPPSCA; encoded by the exons ATGCTAGCTGTGTCACCTTTGAGGAACAACACAAGCAAAGATGATGACGAAGGAGAGATGGAGAGTACTTTCACAATCAGCTCCGACGAGTTCCCGGATTTCGCTGACGGGAACTTACTTGAAAGTATCGATTTCGACGATCTTTTTCTCAGCATCGATGTTGATGGCGACGTGTTACCTGATTTGGAGATGGACCCCGAAATTTTGGCTGAATTGCCCCCCGCCGGCGAGGAATCGGAGATGAATGCGTCGGGAGAAAAAACGGAGGAAAGTGATAATCagaggaaagatgaagaagaaaataaggtTTCGACGAGTAAAGGCGACGAGGAAAGCGTCAGTAAAAGAGAGGAGCCTAAAGCAGTTAAAACAGGCTCTAAAGATGGTGATAAGGGAAGAAAATCGTCAATAAAAGGAAAGAGTAACAACAACAATCAAGGCACTCGAAAATTGAAG GTGGATTGGACGCCGGAGCTTCACCGGAGATTTGTACAAGCGGTGGAGCAGCTAGGGGTTGACAAGGCGGTGCCGTCGAGAATTTTAGAGCTTATGGGAATTGATTGTCTCACTCGCCATAACATCGCCAGCCATCTTcaa AAATATAGATCTCATAGGAAGCATTTACTAGCTCGTGAAGCGGAGGCGGCAAGTTGGATACACAGACGGCAAATATACGGCGGCGCTACGCCGGTTGGTGGAGGAGGGAAGCGAGATGTGAACCATTGGCTTCCACCCACAATGGGTTTCCCGCCATCAGCTTCACCCATGCACCACCAGAACCACCTTTTTAGGCCATTGCATGTATGGGGTCATCCCACTATGGATCAGTCTTTAATGCACTTATGGCCAAAACACTTAGCACCCCCTCCGCCACCACCACGGCCAGCTTGGGGACCTCCACCACCGGCAGACCCTAGCTTTTGGCACCATCAGCACCACCGT GTACCAAATGGACAAACCCCGGGAACACCGTGCTTTCCACCCCCATTGACGGCGGCACCAACG AGATTTGGTGCAGTACCGGTGCCGGGCATTCCTCCCCACCATGCAATGTACAAAGCTGACACCGGCATCGGTGTCCCGGCCAGCCAATTACGTCGCCACCCTCTAGTCGACTTACATCCG TCGAAAGAGAGCATCGATGCCGCTATCGGAGACGTTTTATCGAAACCGTGGCTGCCGCTTCCTATCGGGCTGAAACCGCCATCAACGGATGGCGTTTTGGTGGAGCTACAACGTCAAGGAGTCCCAAAGATACCACCTTCTTGTGCTTGA
- the LOC105774169 gene encoding 26S proteasome non-ATPase regulatory subunit 2 homolog A, with protein sequence MSDQKNDAGTSQANAPAKDPKKKEDQKKKDDEDLSEEDLALKQQLELYVERVQDSDPGLQKVALESMRHEIRTSTSSMTSVPKPLKFLRPHYGTLKAFYETMPESDLKKYLADILSVLALTMSAEGERESLKYRLLGSEGDIGSWGHEYVRNLAGEIAQEYGKRQSEEAAIEDLMELVQQIVSFHMKHNAEPEAVDLLMEVEDLDLLIEHVDKTNFKRTCLYLTSAARYLPGPDDMLVLDIAYSIYLKFEEFASALQIALSLDNMQHVRQVFTTCDNQLKKMQFCYILARHGITFELDDEMVADDDERETLQDIINNTKLSESYLTLARDIEVMEPKSPEDIYKAHLLDGRASAGASVDSARQNLAATFVNAFVNAGFGQDKLMTAPADSSIGGSSGNWLFKNKEHGKTSAAASLGMILLWDVDSGLAQIDKYFHSNDNHVIAGALLGVGIVNCGVKNDCDPALALLSDYIGKEDSSVRIGAIMGLGIAYAGAQNEQIRSSLTLILNDAKAPLDVIAFTAISLGLIYVGSCNEEVAQAIIFALMDRSESELGEPLTRLLPLALGLLYLGKQERVEATAEVSKTFNEKIRKYCDMTLLSCAYAGTGNVLKVQNLLGHCAQHLEKGETHQGPAVLGIAMVAMAEELGLDMSIRSLEHLLQYGEQNIRRAVPLALGLLCISNPKVNVMDTLSRLSHDSDSEVAMAAVISLGLIGAGTNNARIAGMLRNLSSYYYKDASLLFCVRIAQGLVHLGKGLLTLNPYHSDRFLLSPTALAGLVTMLHACLDMKAMVLGKYHYVLYFIVLAMQPRMLMTVDENLKPLSVPVRVGQAVDVVGQAGRPKTITGFQTHSTPVLLAAGDRAELATEKYIPLSPILEGHVILKENPDYREDS encoded by the exons ATGTCGGATCAGAAAAACGACGCCGGAACTTCTCAGGCGAATGCTCCGGCGAAGGATCCAAAGAAGAAAGAGGAccaaaagaagaaagatgatgagGATCTG TCTGAGGAGGATTTGGCTTTGAAACAACAGTTGGAGTTATATGTAGAGAGAGTTCAGGATTCCGATCCTGGGTTACAGAAAGTAGCTCTTGAGAGCATGAG GCATGAAATCCGGACTTCAACAAGCTCTATGACTTCTGTTCCGAAGCCATTGAAGTTTCTCCGTCCTCATTATGGAACCCTAAAAGCTTTTTACGAGACAATGCCAGAATCTGATTTAAAG AAATACTTGGCCGATATCCTGTCTGTGTTGGCACTGACCATGTCTGCAGAGGGAGAGCGG GAGAGTTTGAAGTACAGATTGTTGGGTTCAGAAGGTGATATTGGTTCGTGGGGTCATGAGTATGTGAG GAACTTGGCTGGAGAAATTGCACAAGAGTATGGGAAGCGACAG AGTGAAGAGGCTGCAATTGAAGATCTAATGGAGCTTGTGCAACAGATTGTTTCATTTCACATGAAG CACAATGCTGAACCTGAAGCTGTTGATCTCTTGATGGAG GTTGAGGATCTTGACCTTTTAATTGAGCATGTTGATAAGACAAATTTCAAGAGAACTTGTCTATACCTCACCAGCGCTGCTAG ATACCTTCCTGGACCAGATGACATGTTAGTTTTGGATATTGCATACTCAATATATCTTAAGTTTGAGGAATTCGCGAGTGCACTTCAAATTGCACTTTCCCTTGACAACATGCAG CATGTGAGACAGGTGTTTACAACTTGTGATAATCAGCTAAAGAAGATGCAATTTTGCTACATTCTTGCTCGACAT GGGATCACCTTTGAGCTTGATGATGAGATGGTTGCAGATGATGATGAAAGAGAGACATTACAGGATATCATCAACAATACTAAATTAAGTGAAAGTTATCTCACCCTTGCTCGTGATATCGAGGTTATGGAGCCTAAATCTCCAGAAGATATCTATAAG GCTCACTTGCTTGATGGCCGTGCTAGTGCTGGTGCAAGTGTTGATTCAGCTAGACAGAATTTGGCTGCTACGTTCGTCAATGCATTTGTTAATGCTGGTTTTGGCCAG GATAAGTTAATGACAGCACCAGCAGACTCTTCAATTGGTGGTTCATCTGGAAATTGgcttttcaaaaacaaagaacaCGGGAAGACCAGTGCCGCAGCAAGTCTG GGTATGATTCTATTGTGGGATGTCGACTCTGGGCTTGCTCAGATTGACAAGTATTTCCATAGCAATGATAACCATGTGATTGCTGGAGCATTATTAGGAGTTGGGATTGTCAATTGCGGTGTTAAGAATGATTGTGACCCT GCACTGGCTCTATTGAGTGATTATATTGGTAAAGAGGATTCTTCAGTCCGTATTGGTGCAATTATGGGTTTGGGAATTGCATATGCTGGTGCCCAGAATGAGCAG ATCCGTAGCAGCTTGACTCTGATACTTAATGATGCAAAGGCTCCCCTTGATGTGATAGCATTTACTGCAATTTCATTGGGTTTGATATACGTGGGTTCCTGCAATGAGGAGGTTGCACAGGCTATTATATTTGCTTTAATGGACCGAAGTGAGTCAGAGTTGGGGGAGCCCCTCACTCGTCTTCTGCCACTTGCTCTTGGTCTTTTATACCTTGGGAAGCAG GAAAGAGTGGAGGCGACTGCGGAGGTCTCAAAGACGTTcaatgaaaaaataagaaaatattgtgATATGACACTACTTTCTTGTGCTTATGCTGGAACTGGGAATGTTCTGAAG GTCCAAAACCTTCTTGGTCATTGTGCTCAGCATCTTGAGAAGGGCGAAACCCACCAAGGTCCAGCTGTGCTTGGTATCGCCATGGTAGCAATGGCTGAAGAATTGGGTCTTGATATGTCAATTCGTTCACTAGAGCATCTTTTGCAGTATGGTGAGCAGAATATCCGTCGTGCAGTTCCTTTGGCTCTTGGTCTTCTTTGTATATCAAACCCAAAG GTTAATGTTATGGACACATTAAGCAGGCTTAGTCATGATTCGGATTCAGAAGTTGCAATG GCTGCAGTTATCTCCTTGGGTTTAATAGGTGCTGGAACCAATAATGCTCGCATTGCTGGCATGCTTCGCAATCTTTCAAGTTATTACTACAAGGATGCTAGCCTTCTCTTTTGT GTGCGAATTGCTCAAGGTTTAGTTCATTTGGGGAAGGGTCTATTGACTCTTAATCCATATCATTCTGACCGCTTTTTGCTATCACC GACTGCACTTGCTGGTTTGGTTACAATGTTGCACGCATGCCTCGATATGAAAGCTATGGTACTGGGAAAATACCATTATGTCCTCTACTTCATTGTTCTGGCAATGCAG CCAAGGATGTTGATGACCGTCGACGAAAACCTCAAACCTCTATCGGTCCCAGTCCGTGTAGGTCAAGCTGTTGATGTTGTTGGGCAGGCTGGTCGACCCAAGACTATCACTGGCTTCCAAACTCATTCCACTCCGGTTCTTCTTGCTGCCGGTGATAGAGCAGAACTGGCTACCGAAAA GTATATTCCCCTTTCACCCATCCTGGAGGGGCatgttattttgaaagaaaaccCAGACTACAGAGAGGATAGTTAA
- the LOC105774264 gene encoding signaling peptide TAXIMIN 2, translating to MGDCRPLGFLLGLPFALIALVLSVVGAVIWVLGTILSCLCPCCICCAGLANFAVSLIKLPIKVLRWFTNQIPC from the exons ATGGGGGATTGCAGGCCATTGGGGTTCTTATTAGGACTCCCGTTCGCTCTCATCGCACTGGTTTTATCCGTCGTCGGCGCCGTCATTTGGGTTCTCGG gACTATATTGAGTTGTCTTTGCCCATGCTGTATTTGTTGTGCTGGACTTGCCAATTTCGCAGTGAGTCTCATCAAGCTTCCTATTAAAGTTCTTAGATGGTTCACTAATCAAATCCCATGTTGA